Genomic window (Sediminispirochaeta smaragdinae DSM 11293):
GCATAGCCCTTGTCGAATCCACTCAGAAAGTAGGTGGGAAGAGCTTTACCGGTACCTTTCGTTCGATTTTCGGTGATGCAGCCCGGGGAAGCGGTGGTGATTCCGGGGTCCATTTTCTTCAAAAACAGCGGGACCGGTTGAAGAAGCTATGAAAAAGCGCATAACGGTTATTCTTCTATTTTTACTTTTCGTTGTGGGCGGTAGCTCCTTTGCACAAGAGCGACCTACCGAACGGAGCGACAACGGTATTACCGTTCCCTTTATCGATCTCACGGTTCGTGAACCACAGAGTAATCAGGAGGTTGCCCTCTCGATACAGCTTCTGCTTTTTCTTGCGGTTATTACCCTTTCCCCTTCGATCATCATTCTTACCACCTGCTTTCTTCGCATTGCCATTGTCTTCGATTTTATAAAGCGAAGCCTCTCTCTTCAGCAGGTGCCTCCCAATCAGGTAATGATGGGGGTGGCGATTTTCCTGACGATTTTCATCATGTGGCCGACGGGAGAACAGATATATCAAAACTCCTTCCGTCCTTTTGCCGATGGCGAGATCGGCATCCAGGAGATGTACGATGAGGCTGCTGCGCCTTTGCGACTCTTTATGTATCGCCAGATGGACGGCGATCATGAGAATATTCAGCTTTTTATGCGTATGAGGGGATTAGGAAAACCGGAAAATTTTTCCCAGGTTCCCACCTACGTTCTTATTCCCAGCTTTGTGCTTCATGAACTAACCGTAGCCTTTAAGATCGGCATATTGCTGTTTGTTCCGTTTATCATCATCGATATGGTGGTTGCCTCTACCCTTATGTCCATGGGCATGATTATGTTGCCGCCGGTCATGATTTCTTTACCGTTTAAGTTGATCCTTTTCGTCCTTGTCGACGGATGGGATCTTATTACACAGCAATTGATTCTCAGTTTTAAATAGGGAGGTAAAAGGTGACGTTGGGTTTTGCAATAGAGCTTATTCGAAGTGCTGTTTTCCAGATTTTGGTACTCTCCGGTCCCGTGCTTCTGATCGGGGTCGGGGTTGGTCTCATCATTTCCATTTTTCAGGCGACGACCTCGATTCAGGAACAAACCCTCACCTTTGTGCCGAAGATTGCCGCTATTCTGCTGGCGCTCGCTATTTTCGGTCCCTGGATGCTTCAGACGCTCAAAACCTTTACCATAGATTTGTTCATGGTGATCCCCAGGATAGGAGGATAGTGTAAGCCTTGAATATCGATGCCTTGACCGGTGGTGCACAGCTTCTTCTCCTCCTTTTCGCGCGCATTTTTGCTATGCTGGCGGTCGCTCCCGTCATGTCCAGTAGTGCCGTTCCCGGAATCGTTCGCGCGGTTTTGGCCCTTCTTTCTTCAATTATCATCTATCCGTGGGTGGCTGAATCCGGTTACCCCATTCCCGAGGCCGCTCTCCAATACGCCATGCTCCTTTTGGGCGAGGTTCTCATCGGTGTGGTGATCGGATTTATGATGACGGTGGTTTTTACCGTTTTTCTGGTTGCCGGTCAGTTTTTCTCATTTCAGATGGGCTTCGGGGCGAGCGAGGTTTACGACCCCCTCGCCCAGGTGGAAATCCCGTTGATGGGGCAATTCCTCAATCTGGTTGCCATGCTCGTCTTTCTTATCAACGACGGCCTGCGAAAGCTCTTTCTCTACGGTGTACTCGGCTCATTTCAATCCCTTCGCGCCTGGGACCTCTTGGAACGCCGCCAGCAATTCGCCACCCTTGCTGTCCGGTCAATGGTTGATCTTTTCCGTCAGGCGATGATCATCAGTTTCCCTATTCTCGGAACGATGTTGCTTGTTTCTGTGGCCCTCGGTCTTCTTGCAAAGGCTGCCCCGCAAATGAATCTGCTTATGCTCGGTTTTCCTCTGAAAATCGCCATTGCCTTTTTTATGATGTTCGTTACCATGCCTTTTCTCATGGAGGCCTTCGGGAAGATGATCGATGCTGGTTTTGTCGAGATGGCCGGTTTTCTGACGGGCGTTGTGCCACAAGCAGGGGGGCTATGATGGAAACATTGTTGCGTCCTTTTGGTAGCCCATTCGCCGAATCCCGTTGGAATATCGATCTTCAGTGGTTCGCGGCCGAGGATGAGGGACGTACCGAGGATCCTACAGAGCAAAAAATCAGAAAGGCACGGGAAGAAGGTAAAGTTGCCAAGAGTTCAGAGTTTACCTCCTCCCTGGTTCTTCTCTTTCCCATTGTTGCCCTTGGTATTTTGGCGCCTCGCATGTTCGGTACCATGGAGGAGATGCTCCGTTATTATCTTTCGCTCCTTTCCGAAGCTGACCTGACAGGTGAGCAGATTGTGGCTTTTTTCCGGTACTTTATCAGGCTTGTGGCTCCCGTTGCCAGCGTTGCCGTTGCCGCCGCTCTTTTCGGTAATATCATCCAGGTCGGCTTTCTCTTTACATCAAAGCCGATTACTCCCGATTTTTCAAAGATCGTGCCCCGTTTTGGAAAATTCATTCAAAGGAGTTTCCTCTCCGGTGAGGCACTTTTCAATTTGATGAAATCTATTTTGAAGGTCTTGATTATCGGGATCATCGCCTATATCAACATAAAAAATAACCTCGATATTTTTGCCTTTTTCGTGAATGCTCCCTTTGAGGTCGCCTTTAGTACCATTGGAAGTGTCGCCTTCAGGATTCTTGTGGAATCGAGTATCGCTCTCTTGGCCCTCTCTTTGCCCGACTATCTTTTTCAACGGCGTCAGCACCGGGAATCCCTGAAAATGACCAAACAGGAAATAAAAGAAGAGCGGAAAACCATGGAAGGAGACCCTTTGATAAAAAGCCGGCTAAGGGAGCGGATGCGCGATGTTTTAAATCGGAATATGATCAGGAAGGTGCCCGAAGCGGATGTCATCATTACAAACCCGACCCACTTCGCCGTTGGCATGGAATGGGAGCGGGAGCGAATGGTTGCTCCCATGGTGATTGCCAAGGGACAGGATAATATGGCCCAAAGGATCAAGGCCATTGCGCGGGAGCATGATGTTCCCATTGTAGAGAACAAACCCCTTGCCAGGGCCCTGTACGCGGAAGTCGAGGTCGGAGAGGTTATCCCTGAACGCTACTACGAGGTGATGGCCACCATTCTTGCTGAGGTGTATCGTGTAAACGGAGGATCAAAGGTATCATGATGATAATGGTAGATGGAGGCCTGTATGGCTGACGTACATACTCTTATTGGGAGGACCCTTCGCAATGAGCGAAGCGATATGCTTGTCGCTATCGGTGTCATTGTTATCGTTGGGATGCTCATTATTCCCCTGCCAACGGTTCTGCTGGACCTTCTCATGAGCTTTAATCTGATGTTGAGCCTTCTGATTATTCTTATTGTCCTGTATGCAAAGCGTGCTCTTGATTTTTCGGTTTTTCCGACCCTCCTGTTGGTAACCACTGTCTTCGGACTGGCTCTTAACGTCAGCTCAACACGATTGATCCTGAGTCAGGGTATCGACTTCGACGGTAAGGTGGTAAAGGCCTTTGCCACTTTCGTCACGGGGACAAGTGGAAGTGAAGGACTGGTCATCGGATTTATCATCTTTATCATTCTCATCGCCGTTCAGTTTATCGTCATCACCAAGGGATCCACGAGGGTTGCAGAGGTAGCGGCTCGTTTTACCCTGGATGCTCTTCCCGGAAAGCAGATGGCGATCGAAGCGGCCTATAATTCCGGTTCACTGACAGAGGAAGAGGCCACCCGTCAGAAGAACGATCTCCAGCGGGAGGTCGATTTTTACGGCGCCATGGACGGTGCCAGCAAATTTGTTTCTGGTAACGTCAAGGTTAGTATCCTCATCACTGCCATCAATGTCATCGGTGGACTTATCGTTGGGACAACGATCCACGGGGAGCCTTTGGCTCAGGCCGCGAATACCTATGTTTCCCTTACCATCGGTGATGGTCTTGTCAGCCAGTTCCCGGCCCTCCTTATCTCCACGGCCACCGGTCTGATCGTTACAAGGGCCATAAGCGACGGGACCTTCGGAAGCGATATCTCAAAACAGTTTACTCAGCAAAGCAGGATCTACTGGATTGCCGCGGTTTGTCTGGCCCTCCTTGGCTTGCTGCCCGGTTTCCCATGGTATATTCTGCTCCCGTTGAGTTTCCTTTCCGGCTTGCTTGCCTACCGTCTCGGCCGTAAGGAGATAAAACAGTTTGAGGCCGAAAAAAGTGCCGAGGCGCAGACTCCCGAGCGTTCTGCTCCCGCAGAGATGAGCCCCGTGGTACCCCTCGATCCGTTGAGCCTTGAACTCGGTTACGGCTTGATTCCTTTAGTCGATAAGGATCAGGGTGCCGAACTTCTGGACCGGATCACCCGAATTAGGCGGGAGGCGGCACTCGAATTGGGACTTGTAGTTCCGAGGATCCGAATCATCGACAATATGCGCCTGGAACCCAACGAGTATTGCGTCAAAATAAAGGGTGTGGAAGTGGGGCGGGGTAGTATCCGTGTGGGACACTTCCTTGCCATCAATCCCGGAACCGCAGCAGAAGAAATTCCGGGTGAGGCGACAAAAGATCCTACCTTTGGGCTCCCCGCGCTCTGGATTAGCGAACAGGATCGGGATGATGCTGAACGGGCAGGCTACACAGTAGTGGATGGTCCCTCGATTGTCGCCACCCACCTGACCGAGGTGATTAAAAAGCATGCCTTCGAAATGCTCGGGCGGCAGGAGGTCAAATCGATCCTGGATACCCTTCGGGAAGATTTTCCCGCGGTTGTCGATGAGGTTTCCAAGGCCCTTAGTCTTGGGGAGATTCAGAAAGTGTTGCAGGGATTATTGATCGAACAGGTTTCTATTCGTAATATGGTACCCATACTTGAGACCTTGGCCGATTTTGGTCCCGTTTCAAAAGAAACATCTTTTCTTGTGGAAAAGACCAGACAAACCTTGGGTCGCCAGATTTGTCTCCAATATGCAGGGGAAGAGCGAGTTCTCAGGGTTCTGACCATCGCACCTGCTCTCGAGCAGATGATTGTCGATGCCCGAGTCGATACGGCATCGGGTCCTGTTGCGGCCTTGGAGCCGGGAATATATCGGCAATGGATACGGGCCGTCACCAATGGCATTCACACGGTCCAGCAGCAGGGGGTTTTTCCTGTTGTTCTTTGTTCAGAGGCTGCAAGGTTACTGGTAAAGAAAAGTATTCAGCGGGAGCTGCCCGAGATAGCGGTGCTTTCCGTTCCTGAAATAGCCGCCGACATCGATACCGAAGGGGTCGGTGAAATCAACCTGGATGAAGAATGAGAGCCCAAAGGAGCGAAAACGATGCAGTACTTTACTGAACAAGCCTATACCCACCAGGAAGTGCTTCGAAAGATTCGGGAAAAGTACGGAGAGAGGGCTAAAATTTTGACCCAACGCTCCATACGCATGGGGGGATTCCTCGGTATGTTCAGCAGGGAGGGGGTGGAGATGAGCGGCTACATTGCCCAGGATCCCGTCCCACGCCCGAAAAAGAGCGATCCTGCGGATGAGAAGAAGAAGATCCTCGAAAGTGTCAAGGGAGAGAAAACCCTTCAGCAGCTACTCGATGAGGTTCGGGGACTGCGTGAAAAGATTGAGGAGGGACCCTATCCCGTCAAAGCTGAAAAGCATCAGTCGATCGAGAAAATCGAACGGCTGCTTTCAGAAAATGAATTTACCTACACCTATATCACGGCCATGGTA
Coding sequences:
- the fliP gene encoding flagellar type III secretion system pore protein FliP (The bacterial flagellar biogenesis protein FliP forms a type III secretion system (T3SS)-type pore required for flagellar assembly.) yields the protein MKKRITVILLFLLFVVGGSSFAQERPTERSDNGITVPFIDLTVREPQSNQEVALSIQLLLFLAVITLSPSIIILTTCFLRIAIVFDFIKRSLSLQQVPPNQVMMGVAIFLTIFIMWPTGEQIYQNSFRPFADGEIGIQEMYDEAAAPLRLFMYRQMDGDHENIQLFMRMRGLGKPENFSQVPTYVLIPSFVLHELTVAFKIGILLFVPFIIIDMVVASTLMSMGMIMLPPVMISLPFKLILFVLVDGWDLITQQLILSFK
- the fliQ gene encoding flagellar biosynthesis protein FliQ, translating into MTLGFAIELIRSAVFQILVLSGPVLLIGVGVGLIISIFQATTSIQEQTLTFVPKIAAILLALAIFGPWMLQTLKTFTIDLFMVIPRIGG
- the flhA gene encoding flagellar biosynthesis protein FlhA, whose product is MADVHTLIGRTLRNERSDMLVAIGVIVIVGMLIIPLPTVLLDLLMSFNLMLSLLIILIVLYAKRALDFSVFPTLLLVTTVFGLALNVSSTRLILSQGIDFDGKVVKAFATFVTGTSGSEGLVIGFIIFIILIAVQFIVITKGSTRVAEVAARFTLDALPGKQMAIEAAYNSGSLTEEEATRQKNDLQREVDFYGAMDGASKFVSGNVKVSILITAINVIGGLIVGTTIHGEPLAQAANTYVSLTIGDGLVSQFPALLISTATGLIVTRAISDGTFGSDISKQFTQQSRIYWIAAVCLALLGLLPGFPWYILLPLSFLSGLLAYRLGRKEIKQFEAEKSAEAQTPERSAPAEMSPVVPLDPLSLELGYGLIPLVDKDQGAELLDRITRIRREAALELGLVVPRIRIIDNMRLEPNEYCVKIKGVEVGRGSIRVGHFLAINPGTAAEEIPGEATKDPTFGLPALWISEQDRDDAERAGYTVVDGPSIVATHLTEVIKKHAFEMLGRQEVKSILDTLREDFPAVVDEVSKALSLGEIQKVLQGLLIEQVSIRNMVPILETLADFGPVSKETSFLVEKTRQTLGRQICLQYAGEERVLRVLTIAPALEQMIVDARVDTASGPVAALEPGIYRQWIRAVTNGIHTVQQQGVFPVVLCSEAARLLVKKSIQRELPEIAVLSVPEIAADIDTEGVGEINLDEE
- the flhB gene encoding flagellar biosynthesis protein FlhB, coding for MMETLLRPFGSPFAESRWNIDLQWFAAEDEGRTEDPTEQKIRKAREEGKVAKSSEFTSSLVLLFPIVALGILAPRMFGTMEEMLRYYLSLLSEADLTGEQIVAFFRYFIRLVAPVASVAVAAALFGNIIQVGFLFTSKPITPDFSKIVPRFGKFIQRSFLSGEALFNLMKSILKVLIIGIIAYINIKNNLDIFAFFVNAPFEVAFSTIGSVAFRILVESSIALLALSLPDYLFQRRQHRESLKMTKQEIKEERKTMEGDPLIKSRLRERMRDVLNRNMIRKVPEADVIITNPTHFAVGMEWERERMVAPMVIAKGQDNMAQRIKAIAREHDVPIVENKPLARALYAEVEVGEVIPERYYEVMATILAEVYRVNGGSKVS
- the fliR gene encoding flagellar biosynthetic protein FliR, whose translation is MNIDALTGGAQLLLLLFARIFAMLAVAPVMSSSAVPGIVRAVLALLSSIIIYPWVAESGYPIPEAALQYAMLLLGEVLIGVVIGFMMTVVFTVFLVAGQFFSFQMGFGASEVYDPLAQVEIPLMGQFLNLVAMLVFLINDGLRKLFLYGVLGSFQSLRAWDLLERRQQFATLAVRSMVDLFRQAMIISFPILGTMLLVSVALGLLAKAAPQMNLLMLGFPLKIAIAFFMMFVTMPFLMEAFGKMIDAGFVEMAGFLTGVVPQAGGL